The following coding sequences are from one Verrucosispora sp. WMMD573 window:
- a CDS encoding ATP/GTP-binding protein: MSHRPPAPSGRVTSAKIVIAGGFGVGKTTLVGSVSEITPLTTEAIMTSAGVGVDDTRQVPGKTTTTVAMDFGRISIDRDLILYLFGTPGQTRFWFMWDELVRGAIGAVVLVDTRRLADCFAAIDFFEHRRLPYLVAINCFDGMQYHDPQDVRDALAISGDVPVVACDARNRESTKHVLISLVEYVLTMRRSRAVAPA, encoded by the coding sequence ATGTCGCACCGGCCGCCGGCCCCGAGCGGGCGCGTGACTTCGGCGAAGATCGTTATCGCCGGTGGATTTGGCGTCGGCAAGACGACGCTGGTCGGCTCGGTCTCGGAGATCACGCCGCTGACCACCGAGGCCATCATGACCTCCGCCGGAGTCGGCGTCGACGACACCCGGCAGGTGCCGGGCAAGACGACGACCACGGTGGCCATGGACTTCGGCCGCATCTCGATCGATCGTGACCTGATCCTGTACCTGTTCGGTACGCCGGGTCAGACCCGTTTCTGGTTCATGTGGGATGAGCTGGTGCGGGGAGCGATCGGCGCGGTCGTGCTGGTGGACACCCGCCGGCTGGCCGACTGCTTCGCGGCGATCGATTTCTTCGAGCACCGGCGGCTGCCGTACCTGGTGGCCATCAACTGCTTCGACGGGATGCAGTACCACGATCCGCAGGACGTCCGGGATGCGCTCGCCATCTCCGGCGACGTGCCGGTGGTGGCCTGCGACGCCCGGAACCGGGAGTCGACGAAGCACGTACTGATCTCGCTTGTCGAGTACGTGCTCACGATGCGTCGCTCCCGGGCCGTCGCGCCCGCCTGA
- a CDS encoding ABC transporter substrate-binding protein has translation MATPVTGPSVVTRRGVLAAAASTLLLSACGRDGGREDAVARPTPGHELVVGATLELSGPGAALGVLQQRALAISAAALNEKGVAVGNLRRTVRVEVLDNRSDPRLAARQATELGRRDDVHALLGTTLAETSMSVIGVAQKLRLPFVSLAFGDSIAVPLAQRAYVYKVTPDAADVARRLAQLISSEGLRRVVVLAEDGLHGDSGVRAMRGALRTAEVDLARTVRLPAGKAGVAGVAEQAVAAGADGVVVWATAPRSATAARALRAAGHDGELFFDAGAVAEETLDRSNLPAIEGAYAVHPSSLGGSTIANSSAAGRAYRDLVSAYIRAHGAYRGFAPYASDALLLISMAARSADSVDRGRLRAYLQNQVTDGLAGMYSFTPIRHSGMDRHSLGVYRVDGGAWNRLS, from the coding sequence ATGGCGACACCGGTAACCGGCCCATCCGTGGTCACTCGACGCGGCGTACTGGCTGCGGCGGCGAGCACCCTGCTACTGAGCGCCTGCGGGCGTGACGGTGGCCGGGAGGACGCCGTCGCCCGGCCCACTCCGGGTCATGAGCTGGTCGTCGGCGCGACGCTGGAGCTGAGCGGCCCCGGTGCGGCGCTGGGCGTGCTCCAGCAACGGGCGCTGGCCATCAGTGCGGCGGCCCTCAACGAGAAGGGCGTGGCGGTCGGCAACCTCCGCCGGACGGTACGCGTCGAGGTGCTGGACAACCGCAGCGATCCCCGGCTGGCTGCCCGGCAGGCGACCGAGTTGGGCCGCCGCGACGACGTGCACGCCCTGCTCGGCACCACCCTGGCGGAGACCTCCATGTCGGTCATCGGGGTGGCGCAGAAGCTCCGGCTGCCGTTCGTGTCGTTGGCGTTCGGTGACTCCATCGCCGTGCCGCTGGCCCAGCGGGCCTACGTCTACAAGGTCACCCCGGACGCGGCAGACGTGGCGCGGCGGCTCGCCCAGCTGATCAGCTCCGAGGGGCTGCGCCGGGTCGTGGTGCTGGCCGAGGATGGCCTGCACGGCGACTCGGGTGTCCGGGCCATGCGGGGTGCGCTGCGCACCGCAGAGGTGGACCTGGCCCGCACCGTACGGCTGCCGGCCGGCAAGGCCGGCGTGGCCGGCGTGGCCGAACAGGCCGTTGCGGCCGGCGCGGACGGCGTGGTGGTCTGGGCCACCGCACCCCGTTCCGCTACCGCCGCACGGGCACTACGCGCGGCCGGACATGACGGCGAGTTGTTCTTCGATGCCGGGGCGGTGGCCGAGGAGACCCTGGACCGTTCCAATCTGCCCGCCATCGAGGGCGCCTACGCGGTCCACCCGTCCTCGCTGGGCGGCTCCACCATCGCCAACAGCAGCGCCGCCGGGCGCGCCTACCGCGACCTCGTGTCGGCGTACATCCGCGCGCACGGCGCCTATCGCGGCTTCGCCCCGTACGCCTCGGACGCACTGCTGCTCATCAGCATGGCGGCCCGGTCGGCCGACAGCGTGGACCGTGGTCGACTGCGGGCGTACCTACAGAACCAGGTCACCGATGGCCTGGCCGGGATGTACTCGTTCACACCCATCCGGCACAGCGGCATGGACCGCCACTCCCTCGGGGTGTACCGCGTCGACGGCGGTGCCTGGAACCGGCTCAGCTGA
- a CDS encoding transposase — translation MSREEDDAVALVRVYCGLTSADPADRPVSTGSALTSAVVDDAGRLLHVCEIGDDPTGYARLVTLLVERSGGPSGAAIAADSDDHTITSLLSAAGRPLAIADDDSVDDFAERFADDDSLEEMQSPPAVRRAVGLARALQAGALSAVTLPAPRDLAGYKQVLAAHAALASGRHSAAVALREVLRELYPAALRAYPDPAESIPLAVLDALPEPGMLTDAAGRGRDAAVTADAVTAQLTAEGAGDAEAIDEAVTALRVAISETPRRATVNRALTSAAAETIRQAVASVRACDAGCAALVGALRARTAGPTAAPGRRAAARRGEQVGELSASVPGIQTGLRSVRPSGPEPAGGRRSRPEPVPGNAQPASPRPLGPPPVAPAPVTPPPVAPAPVTPAAAAGPPASPSRAESQPSWVDGPTNRPISAPPPPPPGITPIAPTQRGSIPPAEAGEPFRPTLTTAAINNARAERQRTVIPPRPKTNGEPPTPTGGFSATDLSVPVPAPRPEQEKTAPPGARSNWPLVNNPEHPADTSPRNPVVSSYDDRGRRAAPEPPTDHGADRRVTPPWLADDLPPEPPVLRLVEPPPLADRALRNGAQPPPETPPLRLVDRSGTERGNRGAERSDLPPARRAAEPPVEHRPPPVSDEGDGDLLIFAQARSAWFVGHGEEADLDWSTTADTGWQAAEQAARPAVGAETNAGLPKRVPQANLVPGSPLREERPLRIVRDAASLAENTTGYFRGWRRGQEIGGFAVGGRPGRESAGGWDFSRDTGDRDDDREYEYRSAGYRS, via the coding sequence GTGTCCCGGGAGGAGGACGACGCCGTGGCGCTCGTGCGCGTGTACTGCGGTCTGACCTCGGCGGACCCGGCCGACCGACCGGTCTCGACCGGATCGGCGCTGACGTCCGCTGTGGTCGACGACGCAGGCCGTCTGCTGCATGTCTGCGAGATCGGCGACGACCCGACGGGCTACGCCCGGCTGGTCACGCTGCTCGTGGAACGCTCGGGCGGGCCGAGCGGTGCGGCGATAGCGGCCGACAGCGACGACCACACCATCACCTCTCTGCTCAGCGCCGCAGGTCGCCCGCTGGCGATCGCCGACGACGACTCCGTCGACGACTTCGCCGAACGGTTCGCCGACGACGACTCGCTGGAGGAGATGCAGTCCCCGCCGGCCGTCCGGCGCGCCGTCGGTCTGGCCCGGGCGTTGCAGGCCGGGGCTCTGTCGGCGGTGACCCTGCCGGCTCCCCGTGACCTCGCCGGGTACAAGCAGGTCCTCGCCGCACACGCCGCGCTGGCCAGCGGTCGGCACTCCGCCGCAGTCGCGCTGCGTGAGGTGCTCCGCGAGCTCTACCCGGCCGCGTTGCGCGCCTACCCCGATCCGGCCGAGTCGATCCCGCTGGCCGTACTGGACGCACTGCCCGAGCCGGGCATGCTGACCGACGCGGCCGGCCGGGGCCGCGACGCCGCGGTCACCGCGGACGCCGTCACCGCACAGCTCACCGCCGAAGGGGCGGGGGACGCGGAGGCGATCGACGAGGCCGTCACCGCGCTGCGCGTCGCCATCTCCGAGACCCCACGGCGGGCCACCGTCAACCGGGCACTCACCTCAGCCGCCGCGGAGACCATTCGACAGGCGGTCGCCTCGGTCCGGGCCTGTGACGCCGGCTGTGCGGCGCTCGTCGGTGCGTTGCGCGCCCGTACCGCCGGCCCGACGGCGGCGCCCGGCCGGCGAGCCGCCGCGCGCCGCGGCGAACAGGTCGGCGAACTGTCGGCGAGCGTGCCCGGCATCCAGACCGGCCTGCGGTCGGTGCGCCCCAGCGGCCCTGAGCCGGCCGGTGGCCGTCGCAGCCGGCCGGAGCCGGTGCCGGGCAACGCCCAGCCGGCCTCCCCGCGTCCACTCGGCCCACCGCCGGTGGCGCCCGCGCCGGTGACGCCCCCACCGGTCGCGCCCGCGCCGGTGACGCCGGCCGCCGCGGCCGGCCCGCCCGCCTCGCCGTCGCGGGCCGAGTCGCAGCCGTCCTGGGTGGACGGCCCGACCAACCGGCCAATCTCCGCGCCGCCGCCACCGCCCCCCGGCATCACGCCGATCGCACCGACGCAGCGCGGTTCGATCCCGCCCGCCGAGGCGGGCGAGCCGTTCCGGCCGACCCTGACCACGGCGGCGATCAACAACGCCCGCGCCGAGCGTCAGCGCACGGTCATCCCGCCCCGGCCGAAGACGAACGGCGAACCACCGACACCGACCGGCGGATTCAGCGCCACCGACCTCAGCGTCCCGGTGCCGGCGCCTCGTCCCGAGCAGGAGAAGACCGCGCCCCCGGGAGCCCGCTCGAACTGGCCACTTGTCAACAACCCGGAGCACCCGGCCGACACCTCGCCCCGCAATCCGGTCGTCAGTTCGTACGACGACCGTGGTCGGCGCGCTGCCCCCGAGCCACCCACCGACCACGGTGCAGACCGCCGGGTCACCCCGCCGTGGCTCGCCGACGACCTGCCGCCGGAGCCGCCGGTACTGCGGCTGGTGGAGCCGCCGCCGCTGGCCGACCGGGCGCTGCGCAACGGGGCCCAGCCGCCACCGGAGACGCCGCCGCTACGGCTCGTCGACCGCAGCGGCACCGAACGCGGCAACCGGGGTGCGGAGCGGTCGGACCTCCCACCGGCCCGCCGTGCGGCGGAACCGCCGGTCGAGCACCGGCCGCCGCCGGTCTCCGACGAGGGCGATGGCGATCTGCTGATCTTCGCGCAGGCCCGTTCCGCCTGGTTCGTCGGGCACGGCGAGGAGGCCGACCTGGACTGGTCGACCACGGCCGACACCGGCTGGCAGGCCGCCGAGCAGGCGGCCCGTCCCGCAGTTGGTGCCGAGACGAACGCGGGGCTGCCCAAGCGCGTACCGCAGGCCAACCTGGTGCCCGGCTCGCCACTGCGGGAGGAGCGTCCGCTGCGGATAGTGCGCGACGCCGCCAGCCTGGCCGAGAACACCACCGGATACTTCCGCGGCTGGCGTCGGGGGCAGGAGATCGGTGGCTTCGCGGTCGGTGGTCGTCCCGGGCGGGAATCGGCCGGCGGCTGGGACTTCAGCCGCGACACCGGTGACCGCGACGACGATCGGGAGTACGAGTACCGCTCCGCCGGCTACCGTTCCTGA
- a CDS encoding DNA primase, with protein sequence MCPESLTGISAGGGSPTHTEVTVARQSPQRPDADEPELDDTTGTSEPDVAEPADSAPDVAAAETANRALWDELRIAPVEIALAAGTGFTLRAYRAARELTPTDVAERDADDPFLARRQVGPAEGHDDDEEEGDVVILDEDVAREFAESEDEEKQAQRGDDATEDDKKDADEVTADEAGDEEVPVFLTHKGRLLLFKTPESLVSFVRSGAPNDLSQLDSWDELSERVEPADIAPLDDDVYELDLVVENLRGGHDTWDPTLLIEAGEVARDLAYALRLPAVLDMLSTGSSLDDLDEALRASVGGGIGGFMGRRRLKRIGAQTASLGWRTIVGKISAVVDWRD encoded by the coding sequence ATGTGCCCAGAGTCACTCACCGGCATCAGCGCCGGGGGTGGTAGCCCGACGCACACGGAGGTCACCGTGGCACGCCAGTCGCCCCAACGGCCGGACGCCGACGAGCCCGAGCTCGATGACACGACCGGCACCAGCGAGCCGGACGTCGCCGAGCCGGCCGACTCCGCGCCCGACGTCGCCGCGGCGGAGACCGCGAACCGCGCGCTCTGGGACGAGCTGCGGATAGCTCCGGTGGAGATCGCCCTGGCGGCCGGCACCGGCTTCACCCTGCGCGCGTACCGGGCGGCTCGCGAGCTGACCCCGACCGACGTGGCCGAGCGCGACGCCGACGACCCCTTCCTCGCCCGCCGGCAGGTCGGCCCGGCCGAGGGCCACGACGACGACGAGGAGGAGGGCGACGTTGTCATCCTCGACGAGGACGTCGCCCGGGAGTTCGCCGAGAGCGAGGACGAGGAGAAGCAGGCGCAGCGCGGCGACGACGCCACCGAAGACGACAAGAAAGACGCGGACGAGGTCACCGCGGACGAGGCCGGTGACGAGGAGGTGCCGGTCTTCCTGACCCACAAGGGCCGGCTGCTGCTGTTCAAGACGCCCGAGTCGCTTGTCAGTTTCGTCCGTTCCGGCGCACCCAACGATCTGTCCCAGCTGGACAGTTGGGATGAACTGTCCGAACGGGTGGAACCGGCCGACATCGCGCCGCTGGACGATGACGTCTACGAACTCGACCTCGTCGTGGAGAACCTCCGCGGCGGGCACGACACCTGGGACCCGACGCTGCTCATCGAGGCCGGCGAGGTCGCCCGCGACCTGGCGTACGCCCTGCGGCTGCCTGCGGTGCTGGACATGCTCTCCACCGGCTCCAGCCTCGACGACCTGGACGAGGCGCTACGGGCATCGGTCGGCGGCGGCATCGGCGGCTTCATGGGACGGCGTAGGCTGAAGAGAATCGGGGCACAAACCGCAAGTCTGGGTTGGCGGACCATTGTCGGAAAGATCTCTGCGGTCGTGGACTGGCGCGACTGA
- a CDS encoding helix-turn-helix transcriptional regulator, translating into MNAQALHGHLDALLLAVLERGALHGYAIIEALRARSDGRLDLPTGTVYPALRRLERAGHVVSAWSTVNGRERRTYELTDTGRRALADQRSGWREFSSTVGRFLDPGTTPTPAG; encoded by the coding sequence ATGAACGCCCAGGCGCTGCACGGACACCTCGACGCCCTGCTCCTGGCGGTGCTGGAGCGGGGGGCCCTGCACGGCTACGCCATCATCGAGGCCCTGCGGGCGCGCAGTGACGGTCGCCTCGACCTGCCCACCGGCACCGTCTACCCGGCGCTGCGACGGCTGGAGCGGGCCGGACACGTGGTCAGTGCGTGGAGCACCGTGAACGGGCGGGAACGGCGGACCTACGAGTTGACCGACACCGGCCGGCGGGCGCTGGCCGACCAGCGGTCGGGGTGGCGTGAGTTCAGTTCGACGGTCGGCCGCTTTCTGGACCCGGGCACCACACCCACCCCGGCGGGCTGA